The genomic interval TATACAGGCAGAAGCTATCGCGTTTCCGATTGTTATGAAAGTGGTGGGACCCATTCACAAATCCGATGTGGGAGGAGTAGCACTTAATATCAGGGATGCTGAAACAGTGGAAAAAGAATTTAACAGGATGATGAAAATTAAAGACGCCACTGCCGTTCTTTTGCAGCCCATGCTTAAAGGCACCGAGTTGTTTGCCGGAGCCAAATACGAATCCGGATTCGGGCATCTTATCCTTTGCGGCATAGGTGGAATTTTCATCGAAGTACTGAAAGACATAAGCGCAGGTTTGGTACCTATTGGTTACGACGAGGCTCAACAAATGCTCCGCAGACTTAAAAGCTATAAAATTATCCAGGGTGTCAGGGGGCAGCAAGGTGTCAGCGAAGAAAAATTTATACAGATTATCTGTCGGTTATCCGCATTGCTCCGGGCTGCACCCGAAATTATCGAACTCGATCTGAATCCATTGTTGGGGCAAGGAGAAATGCTGGTGGCAGTGGATGCCAGGATTTGTATTAAAAAGTACAACAACGGGAATTAAATAATTTTGTTAAACCTGAAACCCATACCCCATTGGAATTTAAATTAACCTCCGATTTTATTCCTACCGGAGATCAGCCGGATGCTATCAATCAGCTTACCGAGGGATTACAAAGAGGGGACAAAGCCCAGGTTTTGTTGGGGGCTACCGGGTCAGGTAAAACTTTTACCATAGCCAATGTAATAGCACAGCTTAATAAGCCTGCGTTAGTGTTAAGCCACAACAAAACCCTTGCCGCCCAACTCTATGGCGAATTCAGACAATTTTTTCCGCAAAATGCCGTAGAATATTTTGTATCGTACTACGATTATTATCAGCCGGAAGCCTATATCCCTTCCACCAACACCTATATAGAAAAAGACCTTTCAATAAACGATGAAATTGAAAAGTTACGGCTCAGCACATCGTCTTCTTTGCTGTCCGGTCGAAAGGATATAATAGTAGTTTCTTCTGTATCCTGTATTTATGGCATAGGTAATCCTGATGATTTCAGCGAAAATACCATCCGCCTATCAGTTGGTGATATTGTTAACAGGAATAAATTTCTTTTAAGCCTTGTAAACAGCTTGTATTCACGAAATGAAATTGAATTTCACAGAGGTACTTTTCGGGTGAAGGGCGATACTGTGGATATTTTTCCCGCCTATGCCGATATAGCTTACCGGATTTTCTTTTTTGGTGACGAGATAGAAAATATCGAATCCTTCGATCCGCTTACAGGTACTGCCCTTGAGGTTTTTCAATACCTGACCATCTACCCTGCCAACATTT from Lentimicrobiaceae bacterium carries:
- a CDS encoding DEAD/DEAH box helicase family protein, whose product is MEFKLTSDFIPTGDQPDAINQLTEGLQRGDKAQVLLGATGSGKTFTIANVIAQLNKPALVLSHNKTLAAQLYGEFRQFFPQNAVEYFVSYYDYYQPEAYIPSTNTYIEKDLSINDEIEKLRLSTSSSLLSGRKDIIVVSSVSCIYGIGNPDDFSENTIRLSVGDIVNRNKFLLSLVNSLYSRNEIEFHRGTFRVKGDTVDIFPAYADIAYRIFFFGDEIENIESFDPLTGTALEVFQYLTIYPANIFVTSQEKMRNALHSIQNDLFKQSEYFKTTGKAFEAKRLEDRVTYDIEMMRELGYCSGIENYSRYFDGREPGSRPFCLLDFFPDDFLLVIDESHVTIPQLRAMYGGDRSRKQ